One Mycobacteroides abscessus ATCC 19977 genomic window carries:
- a CDS encoding family 2A encapsulin nanocompartment shell protein translates to MPAAQNESQALGDLAARQLANATKTVPQLSTITPRWLLHLLNWVPVEAGIYRVNRVINPDKVAIHSEEQGEGEAPLPQTYVDYETNPREYTLRTISTLLDINTRVSDLYSSPHDQIAQQLRLTIESIKERQENELINNAEYGLLAQATPEQTIKTLGGPPTPDDLDALITKVWKTPGFFLTHPLGVAAFGREATRRGVPPVVVSLFGAQFITWRGIPIIPSDKVPVKDAKTKFLLVRTGEERQGVVGLFQPGLVGEQAPGLSVRFTGINRSAIASYLVTLYSSLAVLTDDALAVLDDVQVDKFHAYK, encoded by the coding sequence GTGCCCGCTGCCCAGAACGAATCTCAGGCCCTCGGCGATCTCGCTGCACGGCAGCTAGCCAATGCCACCAAGACAGTTCCCCAGCTGTCGACGATCACCCCGCGGTGGCTGCTGCATTTGCTGAACTGGGTTCCCGTCGAAGCGGGCATCTACCGCGTCAACCGTGTGATCAACCCCGACAAGGTCGCGATCCACAGCGAGGAGCAGGGTGAGGGCGAGGCCCCGCTGCCGCAGACCTACGTCGACTACGAGACCAACCCGCGCGAATACACGCTGCGGACCATCTCGACCCTGCTGGATATCAACACCCGGGTCTCTGACCTGTACTCCAGCCCGCACGACCAGATCGCCCAACAGCTGCGCCTGACCATCGAGTCCATCAAGGAACGTCAGGAAAACGAACTCATCAACAACGCCGAATACGGCCTGCTGGCCCAGGCGACCCCGGAGCAGACCATCAAGACGCTCGGTGGCCCTCCCACCCCGGACGACCTGGATGCCCTGATCACCAAGGTCTGGAAGACACCCGGTTTCTTCCTGACCCACCCGCTGGGTGTGGCCGCGTTCGGCCGTGAGGCCACCCGCCGCGGCGTGCCCCCGGTGGTGGTGAGCCTGTTCGGCGCCCAGTTCATCACCTGGCGCGGCATCCCGATCATCCCCTCGGACAAGGTTCCCGTGAAGGACGCCAAGACCAAGTTCCTGCTGGTGCGCACGGGCGAGGAGCGTCAGGGCGTCGTCGGCCTGTTCCAGCCCGGTCTGGTCGGCGAGCAGGCGCCGGGTCTGTCGGTCCGTTTCACCGGTATCAACCGATCGGCCATCGCCTCGTACCTCGTCACCCTGTATTCGTCGCTGGCTGTGCTGACCGATGACGCACTGGCCGTTCTCGACGACGTGCAGGTGGACAAGTTCCATGCCTACAAGTGA
- a CDS encoding tyrosine-type recombinase/integrase: MPRERLRPGEHGRITERSSGGKYFAVTYVRDHDGKRRRVERSSEKSAEDARRTLQRHLAKRRPPKSGQLVNEKTVLGDLFDLWVEAKAAEDGVKQQTVDQYRAVWRTHGAAQLGSLRVTELETQNAHNYIQGMASKSQAKRLRMVLMGMFSMACRFDVMPVNPMRETKTVGTGRRKPRSADATELRQIRAAVHEYANRKGSGPRPGRLLPAFVELLIATGCRPNEVLATRWCDVDLLADPPTLTITGTLIDHGRIAGKSLHRQDERKAGAPDHTVILPKFGVETLTALIGESGMDGPVFVNRDGGWMSLANLRRSMRAALPEELSWVTPHSFRRTVATVIRDELGPDKAQQQLSHAKLATTEAHYLQRQTQGPDARSALEQYWESSA, from the coding sequence ATGCCTAGGGAACGGCTTCGACCTGGCGAGCACGGTCGCATCACCGAACGATCCTCTGGTGGTAAGTATTTCGCCGTCACCTACGTCCGTGATCATGACGGTAAACGTCGGCGGGTGGAGCGGTCGAGTGAGAAGTCTGCCGAGGATGCACGGCGTACCCTACAGCGGCACTTGGCGAAGCGTCGCCCACCAAAGTCCGGGCAGCTGGTGAACGAAAAAACCGTCCTCGGCGACCTGTTCGACCTGTGGGTCGAAGCGAAGGCTGCCGAGGACGGCGTTAAGCAACAGACGGTAGATCAGTATCGGGCGGTGTGGAGAACGCACGGAGCCGCGCAGCTGGGGTCTCTGCGCGTGACGGAGCTGGAGACGCAGAACGCCCACAATTACATACAGGGCATGGCCTCCAAGAGTCAGGCCAAGCGGTTGCGCATGGTGCTCATGGGCATGTTCTCGATGGCTTGCCGGTTCGATGTGATGCCCGTGAACCCGATGCGGGAGACCAAGACTGTTGGCACCGGCAGGAGAAAGCCTCGCTCGGCTGACGCGACTGAGCTTAGGCAGATCCGTGCCGCCGTCCACGAGTACGCGAACCGGAAGGGATCGGGGCCGCGCCCCGGCCGTCTACTGCCCGCATTCGTGGAGCTTCTCATCGCCACGGGTTGTCGGCCCAATGAAGTGTTGGCCACGCGGTGGTGCGACGTAGACCTCCTTGCCGACCCGCCGACGTTGACGATCACCGGAACCTTGATCGACCACGGGCGCATCGCGGGAAAGTCACTACACCGGCAGGACGAGCGCAAAGCCGGCGCCCCCGACCACACCGTGATATTGCCCAAGTTCGGCGTTGAGACGCTGACAGCACTCATCGGTGAGTCGGGCATGGACGGCCCCGTGTTTGTTAATCGCGACGGTGGATGGATGAGCTTGGCCAATCTGCGGCGCTCCATGCGCGCTGCGTTGCCGGAAGAACTGAGTTGGGTCACGCCGCACAGTTTCCGGCGCACAGTCGCCACGGTGATCCGCGACGAGCTAGGTCCAGATAAGGCCCAGCAGCAGCTATCCCACGCCAAGCTGGCGACGACCGAGGCCCACTACCTACAGCGCCAGACTCAAGGCCCGGACGCCCGGAGTGCTCTGGAGCAGTACTGGGAAAGTAGCGCCTGA
- a CDS encoding family 2A encapsulin nanocompartment cargo protein cysteine desulfurase yields MPTSDEIPVADSPPGFPSSAELAALATQLFWEATPSGAPGIDTPGPAVPVAPRGTVPDATAGSSAAATTGSWASPYVPAPLADALSTATVAPPVAAFSSATPDGIPGAVPVAPRGGGGDLSSGTSAAHTAATGYPTTGLADFAVPSGLVPTIPGVLASPATAPVTASPRTAPYSEGLSVPDLGWAPPAAPSGGDRAGDEANYYFLGGAPAAAPTHEDARAFDVTAIRADFPILSETVNGKPLIWFDNAATTQKPQSVIDRLVHFYQHENSNIHRAAHELAARATDAYEDARGAARKFLGAEADENIIFVRGATEAINLVAYAWGGKNLGHGDEIVITHLEHHANIVPWQLIAQKTGAVIKVAPVDDAGNLLLSELEDLVGPRTKLVAATQVSNALGTVTPAKQIVEIAHRYGARVLIDGAQSVPHLAVNLQELGADFFVFSGHKIYGPTGIGVLYGSEDALAETPPWQGGGNMIADVTLQRAVFQGPPNKFEAGTGNIADAVGLGEALRYVERIGIDRIAEYEHALLEYATPRLAAIPGVTLVGTADHKASVLSFVLDGHDPVEVGKALNADGIAVRAGHHCAQPILRRLGLEQTVRPSFAFYNTFDEIDVFIDAVRRLAESGGPKA; encoded by the coding sequence ATGCCTACAAGTGATGAGATTCCAGTAGCGGACAGCCCGCCGGGATTCCCGTCGTCGGCCGAGCTGGCCGCACTGGCCACTCAGCTGTTCTGGGAGGCAACACCTTCCGGAGCGCCTGGTATCGACACCCCGGGACCGGCGGTTCCCGTCGCGCCCCGGGGCACCGTGCCGGACGCGACGGCGGGTTCCTCCGCGGCAGCCACCACGGGTTCGTGGGCCAGCCCATATGTCCCTGCTCCGCTGGCCGATGCGCTGTCGACGGCTACGGTGGCCCCGCCGGTAGCAGCCTTCAGCTCGGCCACACCCGATGGCATTCCCGGTGCCGTGCCGGTAGCTCCGCGCGGTGGTGGCGGCGATCTGAGCTCGGGGACATCTGCGGCACACACCGCCGCAACGGGCTATCCGACAACGGGTCTCGCAGATTTCGCCGTCCCCTCCGGACTGGTGCCAACAATCCCGGGCGTGTTGGCGAGCCCGGCCACGGCCCCGGTCACAGCATCGCCGCGGACCGCTCCGTATTCGGAGGGGTTGTCGGTACCGGATCTGGGATGGGCTCCCCCAGCCGCGCCCAGCGGTGGTGACCGGGCTGGTGACGAGGCGAACTACTACTTCCTGGGTGGTGCTCCGGCCGCGGCACCCACCCACGAGGACGCACGTGCCTTCGACGTCACCGCCATCCGGGCGGACTTCCCCATCCTGTCCGAGACCGTCAATGGCAAGCCTCTGATCTGGTTCGACAACGCCGCCACCACGCAGAAGCCCCAGTCCGTGATCGACCGGCTGGTGCACTTCTACCAGCATGAGAACTCGAACATCCACCGCGCCGCACATGAGTTGGCGGCACGCGCCACCGACGCGTACGAGGACGCACGCGGAGCGGCCCGCAAGTTCCTGGGTGCCGAAGCGGACGAGAACATCATCTTCGTGCGCGGCGCCACCGAGGCCATCAATCTGGTGGCCTATGCCTGGGGCGGCAAGAACCTGGGGCACGGCGACGAGATCGTCATTACCCACCTGGAACACCACGCCAATATCGTTCCGTGGCAACTGATTGCGCAAAAGACCGGCGCCGTGATCAAGGTGGCCCCGGTGGACGATGCCGGCAACCTGCTGCTCTCCGAGCTGGAGGATCTGGTTGGACCACGCACCAAACTAGTTGCGGCCACTCAGGTTTCCAACGCGTTGGGAACGGTGACCCCTGCCAAGCAGATCGTCGAGATCGCACACCGATATGGCGCACGTGTGCTCATCGACGGCGCACAGTCGGTGCCGCATCTGGCGGTCAACCTGCAGGAGCTCGGCGCCGACTTCTTCGTCTTCTCGGGCCATAAGATCTACGGCCCCACCGGAATCGGCGTGCTCTATGGCAGCGAAGACGCACTCGCCGAGACGCCACCGTGGCAAGGCGGCGGCAACATGATCGCGGACGTCACCCTACAGCGTGCGGTGTTCCAGGGCCCGCCGAACAAGTTCGAGGCGGGCACCGGCAACATCGCCGATGCTGTCGGACTGGGTGAAGCACTGCGGTACGTGGAGCGGATCGGCATCGACAGGATCGCCGAATACGAGCACGCGCTACTGGAATACGCGACACCGCGGTTGGCCGCAATCCCGGGCGTGACGCTGGTGGGCACGGCAGATCACAAGGCATCCGTGCTGTCGTTCGTGCTCGACGGGCATGATCCGGTGGAAGTCGGGAAGGCCCTGAACGCCGATGGCATCGCGGTGCGCGCCGGACACCACTGCGCGCAGCCGATCCTGCGTCGGCTGGGCCTGGAGCAGACGGTGCGGCCGTCGTTCGCGTTCTACAACACCTTCGACGAGATCGACGTGTTCATCGACGCGGTACGGCGCCTGGCGGAAAGCGGTGGCCCGAAGGCGTAG
- a CDS encoding thioester domain-containing protein → MTTHSLLSLVEWPSARITGSRRRSNAEVLPRRLTRYRGGTYSSTVDEVVFTDGTSARTDLIRLNPTITAYSLDIAGIAPNLPSGYAVADWLSVANLRARTRESQVAWILANSFPALSTARLSRRLRAAGYLGEANIKDHEAIAGTQAAIWFLTNGVELDTAARNVPTATRKSPSFIEFEFPERPQLGGLTIRTGVGQQPADVRLHASVNGAVWREVSSSELSLSAGAAQYAKVLGVGATVAETQYGAPDRGYRFYRLYVQGGTADVETVEFWLHDARNHRNADRVVQLYRYLLEQSLLAAGQAEHAPTIDDSQAVMAAGLMGPFVVDSQRPVVLSLSEGAKAMDISGAELSGPVDPGTRFYVRPAECVATVTVSVVDLAATARVLTGVADGPLTPLALVHPGAHDVVELTVEWAPAAELSRVS, encoded by the coding sequence ATGACCACTCATTCTTTGCTATCGCTCGTCGAATGGCCGTCGGCCCGCATCACGGGCAGCCGTCGCCGCTCGAACGCCGAGGTGTTGCCGCGCCGTTTGACGAGGTACCGCGGCGGCACCTATTCGTCCACTGTGGACGAGGTTGTGTTCACCGACGGAACTTCTGCTCGCACAGATTTAATTCGCCTGAACCCGACGATCACCGCGTACTCGCTCGATATCGCCGGGATCGCCCCCAACCTGCCGTCCGGCTACGCGGTGGCGGATTGGCTGTCGGTGGCCAACCTGCGGGCACGCACCCGCGAATCGCAGGTGGCCTGGATCTTGGCCAACTCCTTTCCGGCGCTCTCCACGGCGCGGCTGAGCCGCCGGCTGCGCGCGGCCGGATATCTGGGTGAGGCCAACATCAAGGACCACGAGGCGATCGCCGGAACCCAGGCGGCCATCTGGTTCCTCACCAACGGGGTGGAGCTGGATACCGCAGCACGCAATGTGCCGACGGCAACGCGAAAGTCGCCGTCGTTCATCGAGTTTGAATTCCCGGAGCGGCCACAGTTGGGCGGCTTGACGATCCGCACCGGCGTGGGGCAGCAGCCAGCGGATGTCCGGCTGCACGCGTCCGTGAACGGTGCCGTGTGGCGTGAGGTCTCCTCCTCGGAGCTGAGCTTGTCGGCTGGTGCCGCACAGTACGCCAAGGTATTGGGTGTGGGTGCGACGGTCGCCGAAACCCAGTACGGCGCACCGGATCGCGGCTACCGGTTCTATCGCCTTTACGTGCAGGGTGGCACTGCCGACGTTGAGACCGTCGAGTTCTGGTTGCATGACGCGCGCAACCACCGCAACGCCGACCGTGTCGTTCAGCTGTACCGGTACCTGCTGGAGCAGTCGCTACTCGCCGCCGGTCAGGCGGAACACGCGCCCACCATCGATGACTCGCAGGCGGTGATGGCCGCGGGCCTGATGGGGCCGTTCGTGGTGGACTCGCAGCGTCCCGTGGTGCTTTCGCTCTCCGAGGGCGCCAAGGCGATGGACATTTCCGGGGCTGAGCTCTCCGGTCCGGTGGATCCGGGCACCCGCTTCTATGTACGCCCCGCGGAGTGCGTTGCGACGGTGACGGTCTCGGTGGTCGATCTGGCCGCGACGGCTCGGGTGCTCACCGGGGTGGCTGACGGGCCGTTGACCCCCTTGGCGCTGGTACATCCCGGTGCACATGACGTCGTGGAATTGACGGTCGAATGGGCCCCGGCCGCGGAACTGTCGCGGGTGAGCTAG
- a CDS encoding helix-turn-helix domain-containing protein, which produces MSDPAGWLFLQALHVSASLAASGSKSPVVQPGQASLLTTAEAAAEIGKSARCVRQWCKTGYLRAERRGRDWMIRRMELEALKASM; this is translated from the coding sequence ATGTCCGATCCTGCAGGCTGGTTGTTCCTGCAGGCGCTGCATGTTTCAGCATCCCTTGCCGCTAGCGGAAGTAAATCGCCTGTCGTGCAACCAGGTCAGGCATCATTGCTGACAACAGCGGAAGCTGCTGCTGAGATTGGAAAGTCGGCTCGGTGCGTCCGCCAGTGGTGCAAGACAGGGTACCTACGGGCGGAACGTCGAGGTCGTGACTGGATGATCCGGCGCATGGAGCTAGAAGCGCTTAAAGCGTCGATGTAG
- the hisC gene encoding histidinol-phosphate transaminase, whose protein sequence is MPARLRPELTELPAYTPGRNVPGAIKLASNETVQEPLPSVRAALAEAGSLINRYPDNGYAELRSHLAKHVDMPPEHIAVGCGSVSLCQQLVQITATVGDEVLFGWRSFETYPLVVRVAGATPVQVPLVDHTYDLAAMAAAVTDVTRLIFVCNPNNPTGTVVRPAELRRFVESVPPHILIAIDEAYVEYVREDFTDSLALVREHPNVVVLRTFSKAYGLAGLRVGYAVGDPDVITTLGKVYVPFSASSLAQAAAVASLGAAEELLARTNDVVTERARVTSALREAGYQVPPSQANFVWLPLGERSTEFAQASAEARIIVRPFGTDGVRVTIGAPMENDAFLKFSRAWR, encoded by the coding sequence GTGCCCGCACGACTTCGCCCCGAACTGACCGAACTACCGGCCTACACACCGGGCCGAAACGTCCCCGGCGCCATCAAGCTCGCCAGTAATGAGACCGTGCAGGAGCCGCTGCCGAGCGTGCGGGCCGCCCTCGCCGAGGCGGGGTCGCTGATCAATCGGTACCCCGATAATGGCTACGCCGAGCTGCGCTCGCACCTGGCCAAGCACGTCGACATGCCGCCCGAGCACATCGCGGTGGGGTGCGGGTCGGTGAGCCTATGCCAGCAGCTGGTCCAGATCACCGCAACGGTGGGCGACGAGGTGCTGTTCGGCTGGCGGTCCTTTGAGACCTATCCGTTGGTGGTGCGGGTCGCGGGGGCGACTCCGGTGCAGGTACCGCTGGTCGACCACACCTATGACCTCGCCGCCATGGCGGCCGCCGTAACCGACGTCACCCGGCTGATCTTCGTCTGCAACCCCAACAACCCGACCGGCACCGTGGTGCGGCCCGCCGAACTGCGGCGGTTCGTCGAGTCGGTGCCGCCGCATATCCTGATCGCGATCGACGAGGCCTACGTCGAGTACGTACGCGAGGACTTCACCGACAGCCTCGCACTGGTGCGTGAGCACCCCAATGTCGTTGTCTTACGCACCTTCTCAAAGGCATACGGCCTGGCGGGGCTGCGAGTCGGCTACGCGGTCGGCGATCCCGATGTGATCACCACACTGGGCAAGGTGTACGTACCGTTCAGCGCGTCGAGCCTGGCGCAAGCTGCCGCGGTGGCTTCCCTCGGCGCCGCCGAAGAGCTGCTCGCGCGCACCAATGACGTTGTCACCGAACGCGCCCGGGTGACCAGTGCGCTGCGGGAAGCCGGCTATCAGGTGCCGCCGTCGCAGGCGAACTTCGTGTGGTTGCCGCTGGGCGAGCGCTCCACCGAATTCGCGCAAGCCTCCGCCGAGGCCCGAATCATTGTGCGCCCCTTTGGAACCGATGGCGTCCGGGTGACCATCGGAGCACCGATGGAAAACGACGCGTTCCTGAAGTTCTCGCGCGCCTGGCGCTAG